ccactcgaactcttgaagtaaatgcaagctattttgccgtaagcaagaaaccatttctgtattattgtgaaagttaaattgtgtaaaagttacttctctttaagtccttttgctagccggactttattgagaatagatttaagtttctctcaattgtaatcaaattcttgtttgcatccgagaagtttaactcaaatttctactgagttttggtGTCGCAAGATttcactaaatccgcatggtagatctcttcaaaAATCTAAGTGGGATGtcgtgctggaggtggttacagagagggaggggcgagaTCAGGGAGGGATTTGGAATAAAATCTGAGAAGTGTAAAAATTGATGCATTGTTAGACGGGGCACCAATGTAGATCAATGAGTACAGGAGTAATCAGTGAATGGGACTGAGTTAGGATAGAGAGGTGCAGGGGTAGTGATAAtgtaactagtaatccagaggtcagaCAAatattctggggacatgggttcaaatccaaatATGAATTGGTggtatttaaattcaataaaatctggaactgaaagctagtctcaataatggggACCATGAAATTGTTGTTGAaaaccctggtctggcctacatgtgactccagaccagagCAATATAGTGACTATTAACTGCCCTGAGTTGGTTGTAAACTTCAGtcaggatgggcaacaattgctggccttgccactgACACCCTGTGGAAGAATTAAAGAAAAGGCACCAATGTTCCAGACTGACAGCAGCTGGTATATGAGGGGAAGCTCAGACGGTTCATGAATCGTCAGATCTCGAGGATGTTATGGCctgaatgagagtttcagcagcaactAGGCTGAAGCAGAAGAGACCGGCGATGTCACAGAGGTGGATGTAGGCTGCCTTGGTGATGGAGCGAATATGGATCAGAAAATCAGTTCAgggtgaaatcgatgctgaggcgatgAACAGTTTGGTTCAGGTGCAGTTAGTGGTCAGAATAACAACAGAATCTACCCAATACAGTCAGATGTGGATTGCTGTCAGCGGGTTCAgtgcctgagtgaatcccttcccccacacagtgcaggtgaatggtttctctcctgtgtcAGTGAGTTGGTTTTTCATAAGATATTTAACACTTATATCTTTTCACACCACGCGGACAATTAAAAGGTCCCTTGAATGAGTGAACAACTTGATGGGCAGCGAGGCTGGAAACACAAGTAAATCATTTCCCACATTTGGAGCGAATGAACAGCATCTCTCTGGTGTGGGTGTATCCGGAGACAGGATAACTGATTGAATCTTTTCGCAGACACGGAGTCAGTTTCATTTTTTCCTCGCTGTGAATGTGCTGGTGTTTCTGGAAGCTGGAcaattcagtgaatcccttcccacacacaagctAGGTAAACGCTCTCTCCCTGGTGCGGTGGTGTCAATGAGTTCCCAGCTGGGATGGAGAACTGAATTCTTTCCCACAGTCCCACATTTCTCCCTGCTGTGGgcatccttgtgtctctccagcttggatgatcagttgaagccttgaaTTAGATGATacaggatatacagcacagagacaggccatTCAGCCAGCCAGTTTGTACTGGTGTTTAAGTTCTATTTGAGTCTCCTACCATCTTTGCTtctcccatatatatatatatatatatatatgtgtgtgtgtgtgtgtgtgtgtccagcctCCCTATACATACGTTGATACTATTCACTTCACCCAGTGCCTGTGGGAGTGAGctcattctcaccattctctgggtgatggAGTTTTTTCtgtattccctattggatttcttggtgatgaCCGTATGTTGTGGTTTCTAGTTTTGCTCTTCCCTACAAGAGGAACCATTGAAACCAAGAGTAAAGAGATCCAGTCTCTCAATCCTTTCCTGATTTATAAACCCACACACTTTTGGTATGatccttgtgaatcttctctgtTCCCATCTCCATTTTATAATGTGGGGACCAGAGAAATGGAAAGCTCAGTTTGCTGAGGAGAGGATCCAGAGAATCCAGCACCTTCTCAGCCCAATGTCTTCATCTGCAGCAAATGTGTCAGATACTGTCTTGCCTCAGAAAGGCTCCTGAACTATCCCAGGCAATGTTTAAAACAGAGCTGAACACTTAAGATGCAAACTATCATCTCACAAGATGGAAGGTTGCCAAAGATATAAGCTGAATAGAACCACACCGTGTACTCTACGTATGGTGTAACCAAGTTCCCAAAGGATCATCATAACTTCCTTCTTTTCACTTgtgcccctctcgccctctgctTTATTTATTTTCTCTGTTGCTCTGAGACCTCTATTTCTCTCCACCATCTACACTCACAACTTCCAAGTAAGAAGTGACCCCCTCATTCTTTGCACCAAAATGTACtaacgggtcggtgcagactcgatgggccgaatggcctccttctgcactgtatgttctataatcgATGTACTTCACAGTTATCCATTGTACATCATTCGTCAATTATTTGTCTATTTAGCAAGTTTAAAAATGCCGTCTTGTAATTTGTTGCAGTTCTCCTCCGTTCTATCTTCCCAGTTTAGAGATTGTGTATTGGATTCCAAAGTCCACATCGTGAATGGAAATTGTGAACAgtcgtggtcccagcactgatccttgtggaacatcacTTCCCACCTTCTGTCACTCTGAATAACTCCCCTTTACTCCCACTCTCTACTTTCTGTCTTGAAACCAGCTGACAATCCAGTCTATCATTTGTCCCAACTCCACATTCTCCGACCGTGTCCATTATTCTCCCGTAGGGAATCTTATCAATGGCCTTTCGAAAATCCAGATAAATGCCATTGGCTGCATTACCATTGTATATGCTCTCTGTTATCACATCAAAACAGTCGATAAGGCTGGTCAGGCAAGATTTTTCCTTTTGAAATCCACACGGACTGTtcattgatatatatatatttttaatatgtTCTTATATTCTCTACTTTAGTCAGGATTGTATTATTTGCTGATGTGAAGCTGACTGGTGTACCATCCCTGGGCATGATCTGTCCCCTTCTTAAATATAGAAATTACATTAATGATCCACCAGTCCTCTGACACTACACCTTTAGTGAATGAATTATGAGCCATACTGCCTGTGCTATCACTTCTCTGCATTCTTTTAAAATATGTGAATTTAGTCCATCCTCTAAGTTATATGAGTTTAGTCAACACATCTTTTCCtgattttaaattaatttatcTCATAACTTGTCTTATTATTCAATGTTATGTTTACCTGTTCTCTATCCCTGGGAAAAAGAATGTTTGAATATTTCAATCATCTCTCCCTCATTAATTGTGGTATTGTGCTGTCTATCCCTTAATGGTCCAATTCACATCACATTCTTTTATTATTTGTatctataaaatattttattgtttTGGCAGATGTGTCTGGATAATTTATATTCTTAATGGAGGGGTCACTGTGAAGAATGTGCAAGTCAGtgagaattgtcagcaaggattaatcagcactttctaacTGGAGATGTTATCAGTGGAACCTTTCAGATACAGAATTGTGCATTTTGCACCAAAGAGCAATTTTGGATTGCAGTAAAAGTTCATAATTTTATTGGACTATCATGGGTTCATGAAATAAGCGTAAAGTtcacagatggtgcttttaaaaaGGGAGACTGTGGTCCTCAAAATCGGTGATTTctccagaatattaaactccagccagttattctttttttttttaataaatgttttttttaaagaattgggtactgcaaatgtattttttttttaaatttagagtgcccaattcattttttccaattaaggggcaatttagcatggccaatccacctaccctgcacattattgggttgtgggggtgaaacccacgcaaacatggggagaatgtgcaaactccacacggacagtgatccagagccgggatcaatcctgggacctcagtgccgtgattcactcagtcagccagcCTCATGTTACACCAAAGAATTCACTCTGATGAGAGGGCGTTCAGCTGCACttactgtggaaagaggttcagacAGTCACTGCCTGACTgtcataaccactgcgccaccgtgctgccctcagccagTTATTCTTATTATCAGGAGAAAAAAAACAAATATATTCAGATGATCGATTCTTCACATAATTAACAGCAGCAGTTACAGCAGAATTCAACAACTGCTGTCgcttgtgaacttgctgatgtgacagtgggtgttgtgactgagtgaatcccttcccactcatAGAGCAGGTTCCCCAgtatgaactctctggtgtgtcagcaggtgagagcattgagtgaatcccttcccacactgggagcaggtgaatggactctccccagtgtgactgcgttggtgTGCAGTGAGGGCGGAAAAATGTCTAAACCTCTTTTCACAGGCaatgcagctgaatggtttctccttggtgtgaactcgccggtgtgaccAAAGGccagatgaatgagtgaatcccttcccacacacagagcagatgaacggtttcttcctagtgtgagtgcgttggtgcgcAGTGAGGTCAGAGGACTgtctgaacctctttccacagtaagtgcagctgaacggcctctgatCAGTGTGAATTCTTTGGTGTAACATGAGgctggctgactgagtgaatcccttcccacacacaaggcagttgaatggcctctccccactgtgaacacgAAGGTGTGCAGTGAGATTGGATAACTGCCcgaaactctttccacagtcagtgcagctgAAGGACTTTTCTTCGGTGTGATTTCGCTGGCGTCTCAGCAGGTTGGTTGacttagtaaatcccttcccacacacacaacaggtgaacggcttctccccagtgtggttACGTCGATGGATTTCCAACAGGCATGGGAAATTAAATCCTttgccacagtcctcacatttccatgattTCTCCATGGTCCctgccccagtgtgactgcgtcgatggtattccagcagggatggataattgaatcctttcccacatttccATATTGTCTCCCCAGTATGACTGTGTCGATGGTTTTCCAACaaggatggataattgaatccgTTCCCAcattcctcacatttccatggtctcTCTCCCATGTGACTGCGTCGGTGAAGTTCCAGCaaggatggataattgaatcccttcccacagtcctcacatttgcaTGGTTTCTCCATTATGCcagccccagtgtgactgcgtcgatgggttTCTAGTTGGGATGGATAATTAAATtatttcccacagtcctcacatttccacggtttctccatggtgccggtgtccttgtgactctccaggttggatgatcagttgaagcctcgttcacacacacaacacatgtatggtttctccccgCTGTCAGGCTTTGCAACCAGAGAAACCTCTTTCCAGTCAGTATACTGGACTCTATCACTCCGgagtgagtgcttccagatcctgtTATAAAAGAATAGAACGAGACAAAGTCACTGCACAGAAGCAGGCAGTCACACAGAAGTTAGAAATCCTTTTATTTCTGAGACAAATTAGGATTTCACaaatgtcatcactgtcagtacagacaGAAATTCAGAATgggcaattctagtttctatggaccaTTTCTCCCTCACTTGTTGCACAAAAACTGTAAATCACCATCCTGCACATTTTTGCTCCTTCCTAGGCCAAAAtcatggagttttacagcacaaaaagaggcccagcCATCAGATACCCATCTATTCTACACCCATTTTACTGAACTTGGTCAAAAGCCTTGCATGCGATTCCATTTCAACCGCTCATCTAAATGATCCTTAAATGTTGTGagcgttcctgcctctaccaccctttcaggtagtgactTCCCACtagcctctgggtgaaaaagttttccctCAAAGCCCCTAccctaaatctatgtcccctggctaTTGATCTCTCTACTAAAGGGACAAGTAcctccctatctatgtccctcataatattgtacaccTCGATTATGTGCCTCTCAGCTTTCCCTGCTCTGGGGAAAATAACCCGTTtagccagcctctcttcataactgaaacagtttagctcaggcaacatcctggtgaatctcctccacactctctgggG
This portion of the Scyliorhinus torazame isolate Kashiwa2021f chromosome 5, sScyTor2.1, whole genome shotgun sequence genome encodes:
- the LOC140421388 gene encoding uncharacterized protein, with translation MEKPCKCEDCGKGFNYPSLLELHRRSHMGERPWKCEECGNGFNYPSLLENHRHSHTGETIWKCGKGFNYPSLLEYHRRSHTGAGTMEKSWKCEDCGKGFNFPCLLEIHRRNHTGEKPFTCCVCGKGFTKSTNLLRRQRNHTEEKSFSCTDCGKSFGQLSNLTAHLRVHSGERPFNCLVCGKGFTQSASLMLHQRIHTDQRPFSCTYCGKRFRQSSDLTAHQRTHTRKKPFICSVCGKGFTHSSGLWSHRRVHTKEKPFSCIACEKRFRHFSALTAHQRSHTGESPFTCSQCGKGFTQCSHLLTHQRVHTGEPAL